A segment of the Elaeis guineensis isolate ETL-2024a chromosome 6, EG11, whole genome shotgun sequence genome:
ggttgctgacaccttcgggccgagggcctaccggctggagacccttgagggaaaaaccattcTCCAGatttggaacgccgacaacttgaagctgtattgccagtgaattctgtaattcaattgtcggaatacatgttcagtttgaaaaatcggagttctaactcttcgactactgatcggcgctcagccccgacgcatcgacgcggacctggcaccaACGACAcgtcggccccttacacggaccgatgcatccacgatgacgggagttcatactccttctacggtcgaattttcgggcagaatccttcggccgactggccgatcgggccccgaccgaagaaaggctaaaggcccacgcggctattgccgcgacttccgaccaggctacggccggtcgagggatattcagcttaccaccgtctatcacatgatgcgaccttagtcgcacccactactcgccgaccgacctacggccggctgaacgacactcggctcgccaccgtctgtcaaaggacatgaaacccgacgcaagagcatggggacccgacttactatcgtgccCCCGACACTGCTCCGGACGATGATTGACTAAGgcatctacggaggtccggctgccgaacctttaccaggttcggtcggctcccgacttagCAGATGCGCCCGAACGGCGACTATAATTATCgaaagccgacctaaagtcgggacacaagctacttcggagctgtgcaagccggttaagtcctaccgacttacccgagttggcgactatAATTATCgaaagccgacctaaagtcgggacacaagctacttcggagctgtgcaagccggttaagtcctaccgacttacccgagttggcgacttctctaagttggtaactaaggttcgacattacagcaataagagacatttcaaacaaaagacaagaaaagacaatttcattcattgatcaaaggaaattacaaagtcgggccgaagcccgattacatgtgttttcaagaagaaacaaaaggaagacggtcggctggaccgatcattcgtcctggttcatctcttcgaccgacggaggatcgggaaggatcggcgtctcgaccgtAAGCGACGCTGGGTCAACGGCAggaggatgtccttcagtcggcaagggaccttcggtcggctcctgctccgggactgcttcctccgctgggatgacgcctcccgacagatggtcggcctcctcttcggttctctcctcttcggcgagtagcgggacgactcggctgacgtccacctccgggtacaaggcacggacggcatcccgaccgtcctcgaacccgacccggtaggaggcgaagcccgactcaagcatctcctccttgtatcggtcggaggcccggaagtcctcaaccgcacgatcggccgactccctcgccgaccgtgcctcgtcctcagtgtgggccagctcctccctcgccaactccgcctcggccctagcaatttcggcgtcgatctgggcgatggacaaatcctcttcggcttccgcgagcttccccaggctggcccgaagttgctcgcgttccccttggagttcggaggtggcaccgtcctgttcgcgtcgaagacgacgcacgacccgacctttgtgcttggcctccttcttggccgacttcagttcggccataagccgggagacctcgtccgtcaacttggcctcccggtcgaccgactcctgcagttggtcgaccagcctcactctttcggcctcggccgccgccgacctttccttaaaggctgcccgaacgtcgccgaaccttcggtatccggcctccaactcggacatggtgaagatcagctgcggacggaaaaaagctttgtcagaattatgtggcaagcaaaaattcttctaagaAAAAAggggacgcgaagcttacctccaccattatcgggtagaaccgcgacagcatctcggtcacctgccgagaccgcaacgactgaacgtcggtaggaaggaggatcccctggcacaacctcctcgcaaggttgtggtcggccaaggccgatgcaccctcagggtagtatgcgctggggggcattgatctctcctcctccgagggctccatcggggctttcccccgatcagctgccccgaccgacggggctggcagcgatgggacgctggagttcgacccggcgccccccgttgcgccagcggatgcctccggacgatgttcggcttcccgaacgacatccggctccacccgcggcggcaaaaccgccgacactccttcggccacttcctcggtcggcctctcctcgactcggacagtcggagccgcgagggctatgatcggctccgacccctcggtcgccgacgcttccacggtcggcaggaccggggctggtctcttggaagggcgtgaagggccagcccccgacgctggcctcttcctcgcggtggcaaactgacgaatctcggcatcggtcggcctcatcctcggcggtgtccctgcaaaaccgaccaatGTCAAAGGCCGaaccagaactaccctaaagccgaacagaaagaaaagctgggggatcgggcgatacctattcgggggaccagactcaggccagcatcatagagagcttgctcggtaacaagctccctctgcttcgggaccgacatgtctttgagtcggtggaagtcctcccggtcgtccacatcgacccgactgttgtcgttggcctcagttcggggtacaccccagcgagaaggaaagccccaagaggaggtagaggaaacaaagaaaaactggttcttccatccatgaatggacgatggaagaccggttatgaaagcaagacccttccgggggttgaagagccaccaccctcgggctttagggtggggtcggagcacaaaaaaggcccggaagagggaaacgcgggggttggtcggcaagagctgacacaacagcgcgaaagaaatgattagccggacagagttcggcgccagttgcgccggacagagtccgtagtaatcaagcagattccggacgaactccggaatcgggagccgaagacccgcgcgaaggtcttcgacatacagcgccaggtcgccaggcggagggttgttgacccgaccgtcggcccctggagcagagagccgaaactgctccgggatgcgatagtgctcccgaagctgatcgacgttcggccccgaaagcgaggaggcctcatcttccggagccgatcgggtgtcgtcggtcgggttccccgaccgagctccctgagtcggtttcctggtcattgtgcagggaccgaaagaggagaaagagaagaaaggaaggaagagggggaaggaggaccacgaaccgatggaccctccggaagtagagaagagctctgcccgcgacgaccgagaaatcgcccggacagagtttcccccagcaaatggcaaatgtgggtcagggtccgggaggtcctatatatatagggccaaccgacggccgagatgctcccgcgccgaccaaagacctccagatgcgcgacgcgtgacgcccgccggttggctgaggattcggcgcgcttcgtcccgggacgcccgcaccgcccgcattaaatgccggagcgggcgccagccaaccaccttgacacgcgacgcgcgggggttggctccgcagtcggccgcccgcgccggtccgcgttcccgatgggacgcctcacccgcgatcggtgccgaatatccgatcgactgacgccgtatcgtccggcacccgatcttctgacaccgacgtgacgactgacgacgacaagacgcggcgTCTGACACCGGACGCCGGCACGACTTCtagcatcgactagacgttcggatcccttgggattcgtgaggtgtctgacaacggatcagccggcggtacggtcggatctgcatatgcgacaaatccactcctagtcgtccggtcttgctacccgaatgaaggcatcggccagctctccacccgacttaggagtggaggggggcaactgttgggggatacccaccgaccgaccgaccgactatcggagggcccgaccggctggcggcccgaccgaccgaccgactatcggagggcccgaccggctggcggcccgaccgaccgaccgactatcggagggcccgaccggctggcagcccgaccgactagcCAACGGCccaacggacgactctgactggccgatcgtaggtcGGACGACAGGCCGatggacgccatcagcggctaactacggtcgggcgacaggccgtcggacgccatcagcggctaactacggccattccacggtccattcccgaccgactaaacccagaggtccggtagccgacccacacgaagctcgccgaccgacggaggagtccgacgccactttgctggccaccgaccttgggtcggccgactccaccaaccatcgtacggccgccagacgttgtcagctctgacacggacatgcggcacagttacctaggggcattgtcccgccgagagccgggtcaaccctggtgattagacggctacgcggcgacatgacattttcacggcggctctgacagtctacagtgagttgacagttcctcacttgtccgcgccattaatgacggcgccataccgtgctccactatatataccggggaaggcaacagtgcaaaggatcgatccccCCGTCTCTCccgcatacgcaggctcgctcctctctctctcttcctcttctctttctcagagctctctgtctgcatttcactgttgcccagtcacctctctgacttgaccgtcggagggtccccgccggagccgcctccggtcagtgcggacttcctcttgcaggtgcacgcttcccggcgatcgggcgacgaggcgattggccgcaacaacacACATACATAACTTCATTAAATATCATAGTGAAATGACCATTAGAATAAGTGGCTAAAACAAGTCTTTCTTATCCTTAGCTCCTTTTATCCAAACTAAACACGGTGGAACACTCAGCGCTACACGCGGCACATCAGACTTTTCCCATCTCTTTACTTTTCTAGACGACTTCCCACTAGCTCAATAAAGGCTACTCTTACCCGTCTAGCGATCAATGCATGAGCTCAATGTGTTCGACTGCTCATTCACAATGTGTTGAAATGCGACCAACGAATGGAATCACATTTCCACACGCTGCTTGAAATCCTGCATTCCAAAAGCGTTTTCCATGGGACCATGGCTCAATTCTGAGGGTTGACATATAGCTTCTAAACATAAGGCCTTTGTCCAAAAGGTACTCCCTCCGTATACTTTTCCCCCTCGTGGCTTTGACATCACCGTTCCTCCACCCCATTCAGATCCGTCACAAAGACTAAATCTTTCTCAAACGAGACTAACCCCCAGGCTTCTTACGTCGGTTGTAGTCCCCAAATTGGACCCATCCGTTTACGTCCACTCTGGCCGGTTCCACTCGGTGCCAAAGACCGGCTCTCGGCCGCGGCTCCCGCGTGCTGACACCTGACGGACACGTGTTGTGCGTTTACTCACAAGCTGCCGTGTTTCGTGCTCGCACCGACCAGCTCTCACCTTCCCCCTCGCTTTACCGCCACCAACTGAGCAACCTCGGCGCGCGTCCCCTCCGCCAAGCCGGCGGAAAGTTTAGCTACATTTCGGATCCCGGCGCGACACACGCAGGGCTTCAAAGATCGTGCTGGCCCGAGATGCATGCCTCGATGGGAGGATCGCAGAGTGGTGCGGGTATCCGAGCGCTACACGTAATGCTCGAGCGTCCGTCCCGAACCACGAGTGCTTTCGCGATGATTCGTGTGCATGAGTAATAAAAGTTTTCATGTTGCAGCGGATCCAAAGTCTAAAACCCCAGCCGATCAAAAGCACGTTTCCCATCCACGATCCACGGTCGCTGCACGGCTTTGGGCAACAACAGTGGCCCAGCCATCTTTTCCCTCTCAAATACTACCCCACCCTCTCTGCGTCCAACCCAACCGCTGCGAGTGCCGCCGGATCCTCACCTCCCCTCTTCTTTTGTAATAACAATAATACGCCCTTTGAtccaagaaagagaaaagaaaagaaagaagaacaagtgaACAAAAAATGGCCTCCGCCTCCCTTTCCTTCTCCTCTCCCACCATCCCGCGCCGCTATCAAACTCGCATCAACCCGCGCCGCCCGATCTCTACCCGTATTGCCGCTTCCGTATCGGAAAAACCTGTTACAGCAGctccctcctcctcctcgccGTCTTCCAAGCTCCCGTTACGGAAAATCCCCGGAGACTACGGGCTTCCCTTCATCGGCCCACTTCGCGACCGCCTCAACTACTTCTACTTCGAGGGCCGCGACGAGTTCTTCAACTCCCGGATCCGGCAGCACGGGTCAACGGTGTTCCGAGTCAACATGCCCCCAGGTCCCCTTGTCGCCCCCGACCCCCGTGTCGTCGCCCTCCTCGACGCCGTCAGCTTCCCCGTCCTCTTCGACACCGGCCTCGTCGAGAAGCGCGACCTCTTTACAGGCACCTTCATGCCTTCCACCGAACTCACCGGTGGCTACCGCGTGCTCTCCTACCTCGACCCCTCTGAGCCCAACCACGCCCCCCTCAAAAAGCTCCTCTTTTTCCTCCTCTCCTCCCGCCGCCACGCCATCATCCCCGAGTTCCGCCGGACTTTTGGGTCCCTCTTTGATACTCTCGAAGCAGAGCTCGCCAAGAAGGGGAAGGCCGACTTTGGGGAAGCCAACGACCAGGCGGCTTTCGATTTCCTCGCAAGATCGCTCCTAGGCAAGGATCCTGTCGAGACCAAGCTCGGCCTTGACGGCCCCAAATTGATCACCAAATGGGTCCTCTTCCAGCTCGGTCCCCTGTTGACTTTAGGCCTCCCCAACTATTTAGAGGATTTCTTCCTCCATTCCTTCCGCCTCCCGCCAGCGCTGGTCCGGGCCGACTATAACCGGCTCGCCGATTTCTTCCGGGAATTCGCGGGCCCGGCGCTGGATGAGGCGGAGCGGCTTGGGATCTCGAGAGCAGAGGCGGTCCACAACATCCTCTTCGCTACCAGCTTCAACGCCTTCGGCGGGATGAAGATCCTGTTCCCGAGCTTGATCAAGTGGGTGGGGCGTGCCGGAGCGCGGCTCCACGGCCGGCTGGCGGACGAGATCCGCTCGGCGGTGAGGGCCAACGGCGGCGAGGTGAGCATGAGGGCGATGGAGGCGATGCCGCTGATGAAGTCGGTGGTGTACGAGACGCTCCGGATCGAGCCCCCCGTGCCGCTCCAGTATGGGCGGGCGAAGCGAGACCTGGTGGTGGAGAGTCACGACTCCCGGTTCGAGGTGCGGGCCGGGGAGATGCTCTTCGGGTACCAGCCCTTCGCGACCAAGGACCCGAGGGTGTTCGACCGGGCGGAGGAGTTCGTGGCGGAGCGGTTCGTCGGGGAGGCGGGGGAGGCGATGCTCCGCCACGTTCTGTGGTCGAACGGGCCCGAGACGGAGGCGCCGACGACGGAGAACAAGCAGTGCGCGGGCAAGGACTTCGTGGTGCTGGTGGCGCGGATGCTGGTGGTGGAGCTATTCCTCCGCTACGACTCCTTCGAGATCGAGGTGGGCTCGTCGGCGCTGGGCTCGTCGGTGAAGCTGACATCGTTGAAAAGAGCCAGCTTTTGAGGCGGCGGCGGCACGGAGGGATTGGTTGGTCATTTTTGTTTGGTCTTGAGGGCGTTTTCGGGAAGATTAGTTGACGGGTCAGAGATATTGGCGCTTCCACCATGCACGTGCAAAGGATGCAAAAATGTAAGCAGGATCGCCATTAACGACTGCAGAAGTAGATGCGTGTTTATTGAATTTTTAacttaaaattatcaaataatttaatcatGTGTCATTGTCTCTATAATTAAACCTGCAATCATATTGGATGGCCCCTTTGCAAGCTCTACATTTCATTCTTTGTGTTGGCAGGTGGTTAAATATGTGAATGCTGGTGGAATGGCGCTTATCATTAGTGTAGGACACTATGTTTGGCAAAATACTTGATATTAGTATgtaaactttttctttttttgtggtAAGAAGAGGAGCAGAATATTAGTTTGTAGCATGATGATGGTATTGTGCACTTGTTTATGCACATGAAACTACTGGTAGTGGTTATGGGTTAATAGGCTATCTCGAAATCTCAGATTGCCGGGTATTTTTAACTCCTAGAGATTGGCagattaaattctaaaaaatttttagcatCACAAATTATCAAAACATGTGCATTCTCTATAAACATGTTAATTCTGACAAAGGATGGCTGAAAATAAGAAAAGTTCTGGCACATCAAATCTGAAAATGATGTGATTACAAATGCTTTAGGCAATAATCTTAGTAAGTTTTGCCATATGCAccaatcagatattatgtttgtGTTGGTCCCATGTGTCATGAAACAATTTTCTTGAAATAAGAAAGTAGTTGAATGCAATGTTTCCCCTGGTAGCAGGCTTTGCAAAAGAGAAAAATTGTCTCATTGTAGTTTTGGTTCGCATGTGCACTGTTTCAAGCCAGCTAATTTATAGAAGAATGGTTCATCATGCATGCCCACAATGACAAATTACTTCAGATCTGGTAGGCAACATTCATCATTGTACCTCTCGGATGCATGTGGCAGACTGGCAAAGCGGGTTCCATCAATTTATCATGCAGCCCCACCACCACAAACTAATTCCAAAATTGTCTACCATATTCGTCATTTTACCGCTTGGATAGTCTAGGCTTGCCAGTTATTTTGCGAGCAAGAACtaaataatatgatttaatattaCTTCCAAATAAAACTACTCTTTTCCAAGATATTGCGTGTTTTGTTAAACTTCGTTGCAACATACTGCGCACATCCAATCATACaaactaaacttttttttttttttttttatgaatatgtaCCAGCTGAAAGCTTCAAAACTTGAAGATCGGCACTatatatgcataaaaaaaaaaaactagagaaGACCTCATCACCCACAAAATAGCTCATTGGAGAGGTTGGTTGGTTGCCTACTTGGAAGATATAGCTAACTCAGAAAGAAAAAAGCAAAGAAATtagaaaaattatattctatatcGTGTGTACCACATGAAGGTGTACCACATTAATCATAAGCACTGTTTGTTCCTATAGAGGTGCACTGAGTGCTTGATAGTTTATAGAAAAGAGCGATTGCGATTGATGTGGTGCACCGGCATCATATGGTGTGCATGAtgtaagatataatttttttgaaaattgagGGGTGGAGGAAGTCTTGCAAAGCATTCTGCTCTTACCATGGACTTGGTGATCCAAAGGAATCTCATTCAGCCAAATTTTTTGGTCCTGCAGATGCTGATAAGCATAAAGCCTCCCATAATGCTCCAAGGTCGGCCATAGGAGTGAGGTGTGATGAGAGGGACCGCCTAACCAACCACAGGAAGTGACGGCGGTGACATAATTCTTTCTTTAAACTGCTTGGTTCATCCTAGCAGTTTCAAAAGTCATCCACAAAATTGTATGAAAGAAAGTTTTTTGAGTAATAATGTGGTCACAACCCACAACCAAGGTTTGAACATGAACCTCCTCCATGGGTAAGCTCACAGGGAAGAGAGAGCAGCTAACTGGGCTAGAAGTAATTATTGGCTGCATCTGAAAAAATATTGAAGACATCTATTTTATTAGAATCAAATGCCAAGTGGAGCCTCTGTTTGGAAACTCACCCACTTGAACCATGATCCACTGGATTTCTACTGATCTGAATGGACTAGTAGATGAGTTAACTCATTCATTTGTATGgcaacaataaaatatttttaaaatataaaaaataaataagtgaTGTATATTAGACCAAGAAACAAATTAAATAACCATTTAATCGTAAGAGCCCAAATCATCCAGACCatcaaaattataaaatgatattcCCACTTATTGGCATAAAATTTGTTTATTTTGTCAATCCGTGAGTAATTCATTAGCTAAGAAATGTAGCACAAAACTAACCAAGCAGTAATTAATTGAGAACATGGGGATTTCTATAGATCAAGAAACTACAAAATATTCAGATCACAAAAATTTATCAAGGAAAATAAGATCATATAAATGATAAAAAGCTTTATTTCAaggttaaaaataaatttagatcgatAGATTGCTTGATATGTGGTTTAAATAACTAGTTTTGGAAGGTTTAGCATATAGAACCCATAAAATCTTGGAATCTTAGGAAGTGATTAGAGTCTGTGGTGTATTTGTATCCATAAAATCTAAGATATTTGTGAAGTAATTGGAAACTGTAGTTGGAGTTTCTTTTATAGATCGATCATGTTGGAGCATCCATTCCATGTATTACTctaattttttcatgtaaaaatGAATAAGTTACCACTTGTTTGGATGATTAGATTGAAAATCCAATAAGATTCATAGGTTTGACCAGTATCATTAGTAAAATCATAGGattatagtttagattagatctatatttataGATACAAACCCTTCATCCCGTATTTGCGcaccaacacacacacacacgcagagGACGGGGGGTGGCGGGGGCACTGTTTTAAGTGACTTCGATGATACAATCAAATATGAGGCAGTTGTTGATCTAGATATAGTTGCACGAACAAAAAATCATGTGGGGCGGGCACTAGAGAAAAATTATGAGACGGACTTCATAGTTTGCCATATTTGTTCTAATATTAATCTTAAAGTAGAAATCTAAAAGTCAAAGACTCCACATACTAATAGAGTCCTTAGTcttgtaattaaaaataaaaaagaatgatattctttttttctttattttcatagTATGCATTttattgatatatattatatagcCAAATGATACACACAAAGTAGATTAATCATTAAGTAAGTCAATATATACTTTTAGATAAatcgatatataatttttacaatataGAGTTCACTAATATACAATATACGGCCAAATGATATATACTTAGTAAATTAGTTATCTAGCAATCTAATACATACTACC
Coding sequences within it:
- the LOC105060026 gene encoding allene oxide synthase 1, chloroplastic, producing MASASLSFSSPTIPRRYQTRINPRRPISTRIAASVSEKPVTAAPSSSSPSSKLPLRKIPGDYGLPFIGPLRDRLNYFYFEGRDEFFNSRIRQHGSTVFRVNMPPGPLVAPDPRVVALLDAVSFPVLFDTGLVEKRDLFTGTFMPSTELTGGYRVLSYLDPSEPNHAPLKKLLFFLLSSRRHAIIPEFRRTFGSLFDTLEAELAKKGKADFGEANDQAAFDFLARSLLGKDPVETKLGLDGPKLITKWVLFQLGPLLTLGLPNYLEDFFLHSFRLPPALVRADYNRLADFFREFAGPALDEAERLGISRAEAVHNILFATSFNAFGGMKILFPSLIKWVGRAGARLHGRLADEIRSAVRANGGEVSMRAMEAMPLMKSVVYETLRIEPPVPLQYGRAKRDLVVESHDSRFEVRAGEMLFGYQPFATKDPRVFDRAEEFVAERFVGEAGEAMLRHVLWSNGPETEAPTTENKQCAGKDFVVLVARMLVVELFLRYDSFEIEVGSSALGSSVKLTSLKRASF